From a region of the Georgenia yuyongxinii genome:
- a CDS encoding flagellar basal body rod protein FlgC: MPIFGAIGIAGTGMTVNRKWLDAVSDNLANMNNAAPTDGEAFRARFVVAQAMDYGEAGGVEVAGIELGDAAGRLVHEPSHPLADEDGYVRYPDIDMGSQMTSLIIAQRGYQANAAVVDRAKETYTAALQIGRN, from the coding sequence ATGCCCATCTTCGGCGCCATCGGCATCGCCGGCACCGGCATGACCGTCAACCGCAAGTGGCTCGACGCGGTCAGCGACAACCTCGCCAACATGAACAACGCCGCCCCCACCGACGGCGAGGCCTTCCGCGCCCGCTTCGTGGTCGCCCAGGCCATGGACTACGGCGAGGCCGGCGGGGTGGAGGTGGCCGGCATCGAACTCGGCGACGCCGCAGGCCGCCTGGTCCACGAGCCCAGCCACCCCCTCGCGGACGAAGACGGCTACGTGCGCTACCCCGACATCGACATGGGCTCCCAGATGACCTCGCTGATCATCGCCCAGCGCGGCTACCAGGCCAACGCGGCCGTGGTGGACCGCGCCAAGGAGACCTACACCGCCGCGCTGCAGATCGGGAGGAACTGA
- the fliE gene encoding flagellar hook-basal body complex protein FliE, with protein MPISGIEGLGAFMGGPAAAFGVRNVAPTSNLGDLLEPGKAADGGASSFGVSLASAVDNLTAAQAKSSDLAVKAVTGDLDDVHDYTIAATEAAVTLELTAALRNKAVDAFTEIMRMQA; from the coding sequence ATGCCCATCTCCGGCATCGAGGGCCTGGGCGCCTTCATGGGCGGACCGGCCGCCGCGTTCGGCGTCCGCAACGTCGCCCCCACCTCCAACCTCGGCGACCTGCTCGAGCCCGGCAAGGCGGCCGACGGCGGAGCCTCCTCCTTCGGCGTCAGCCTCGCCTCCGCCGTCGACAACCTCACCGCGGCCCAGGCGAAGTCCTCCGACCTGGCGGTCAAGGCCGTCACCGGCGACCTCGACGACGTCCACGACTACACCATCGCCGCCACCGAGGCCGCGGTCACCCTGGAGCTCACGGCCGCCCTGCGCAACAAGGCCGTTGACGCCTTCACCGAGATCATGCGGATGCAGGCCTGA
- a CDS encoding FliH/SctL family protein: MSAEPAFAPATFAAATPTSRAAASTASASGYAAGYAAGFNAGSKAAAVAAAEAERRREADEIAHAARRAADAETALTVLAQTAAAARARTAPVIGDALETVVRAAVELAEALLGAELADDDTSARTALTRALTEAGEDDVVRVRLNPEDHAHLRTMLEAQPGTLDIPAGIELVPDPSLARGDAVSELTEGFLDARLGTALARARAALEVRQ, translated from the coding sequence ATGTCAGCTGAGCCCGCCTTCGCCCCCGCCACGTTCGCTGCCGCCACCCCCACCTCCCGGGCCGCGGCGTCGACGGCGAGCGCGAGCGGGTACGCGGCCGGGTACGCCGCGGGGTTCAACGCCGGCTCCAAGGCGGCCGCAGTCGCCGCTGCCGAGGCCGAGCGGCGCCGCGAGGCCGACGAGATCGCGCACGCAGCACGCCGCGCCGCCGACGCCGAGACCGCCCTGACCGTGCTCGCCCAGACGGCGGCCGCCGCCCGGGCGCGCACCGCACCCGTGATCGGCGACGCACTGGAAACCGTGGTCCGCGCCGCCGTCGAGCTCGCCGAGGCGCTGCTCGGCGCCGAGCTGGCCGACGACGACACCTCCGCCCGCACCGCCCTCACCCGGGCGCTGACCGAGGCCGGGGAGGACGACGTCGTCCGGGTGCGCCTCAACCCCGAGGACCACGCCCACCTGCGCACCATGCTCGAGGCGCAGCCCGGCACGCTGGACATCCCTGCCGGCATCGAGCTCGTCCCGGACCCGTCGCTCGCCCGCGGCGACGCCGTCAGCGAGCTCACCGAGGGCTTCCTCGACGCCCGCCTCGGCACCGCGCTTGCCCGCGCCCGCGCCGCGCTGGAGGTGCGGCAGTGA
- the fliD gene encoding flagellar filament capping protein FliD, translated as MSSMAIDGLASGLNTTELINGLMQIEAAPQVLLKRKSTETTNLISALQALNTKVASLGTNAAKAAKAPSWDIHKVASSSSAATATVAGGAAAGTLEFAVDRLSAGQVSMVNLDLEAGGTDLGTPPTLSVLRNGKIYTIPASGDLDVIAAAINKAKDLGLSAVKVRVSNGVAGGEPEYRLQLSGISGEANSFNLYAGDAEGRGYVTVDSNGVATETAIDPGIDRVAHGIGSIASDDPAKPLVVATDAQITLWPSAGATNPLQLTSATNTFAGVMAGVDVTVKAQTDAAPVVLTVLPDGDAIRKLVSDVIGSVGVVLSDIASRAAATTTTATDGRPVVSGGLFSGDSAVRFLADNVRSAVTLPVDGRSPSALGINIDRSGAISFDQAAFDAAMAEDAEGTQAMAMAIALRVADVAKTASDPIDGTVTKKIESQQSMVRNLGEQIANWDRRLEQRRAGLERTYAALEVTLSGMQAQMSWLTSQLATLPKIDTGKS; from the coding sequence ATGTCGAGCATGGCGATCGACGGTCTGGCCAGTGGGCTCAACACCACCGAGCTGATCAACGGCCTCATGCAGATCGAAGCCGCTCCCCAGGTGCTGCTCAAGCGTAAGTCCACCGAGACGACCAACCTCATCTCCGCACTGCAGGCGCTGAACACCAAGGTGGCCTCGCTTGGCACCAACGCCGCCAAGGCTGCCAAGGCACCCTCGTGGGATATCCACAAGGTCGCCAGCTCGTCGTCCGCCGCGACGGCGACCGTGGCGGGTGGAGCAGCCGCCGGGACCCTCGAGTTCGCCGTCGACAGGCTCAGCGCCGGCCAGGTCTCCATGGTGAACCTGGACCTGGAGGCGGGGGGCACGGACCTTGGCACGCCGCCCACGCTGAGCGTCCTCCGGAACGGCAAGATCTACACAATCCCGGCATCCGGAGACCTTGACGTCATCGCCGCAGCCATCAACAAGGCCAAGGACCTCGGGCTCAGCGCCGTCAAGGTCCGTGTCAGCAACGGCGTGGCCGGTGGAGAGCCCGAGTACCGCCTTCAGCTTTCCGGAATCTCCGGCGAGGCCAACTCCTTCAACCTCTACGCCGGCGATGCGGAAGGCCGCGGATACGTCACCGTCGACTCGAACGGGGTCGCGACCGAAACCGCAATCGATCCCGGGATCGACCGCGTCGCGCACGGCATCGGATCAATTGCTTCGGACGACCCGGCCAAGCCGCTCGTCGTCGCGACGGACGCACAGATCACCCTGTGGCCCAGTGCTGGCGCTACCAATCCTTTGCAGCTGACGAGTGCTACGAACACGTTCGCTGGCGTCATGGCCGGCGTCGACGTGACGGTCAAGGCCCAAACGGACGCCGCGCCGGTCGTGCTGACCGTCTTGCCGGATGGCGACGCCATTCGAAAGCTGGTCTCGGATGTCATCGGCTCTGTCGGCGTCGTCCTCTCCGACATCGCCTCTCGCGCGGCCGCGACGACGACCACCGCGACCGACGGACGCCCGGTCGTCTCAGGCGGCCTCTTCTCCGGTGACTCGGCTGTCAGGTTCCTCGCGGACAACGTGCGTTCGGCGGTGACGTTGCCCGTTGATGGCCGTTCGCCGTCGGCCCTCGGCATCAACATCGACCGCAGTGGCGCCATCTCGTTCGACCAGGCCGCCTTCGACGCGGCGATGGCTGAGGACGCTGAAGGCACACAAGCGATGGCGATGGCCATCGCCCTGCGCGTGGCGGACGTCGCGAAGACGGCATCCGACCCCATCGACGGCACGGTCACGAAGAAGATCGAGTCTCAGCAGAGCATGGTCCGGAACTTGGGCGAGCAGATCGCCAACTGGGACCGGCGCCTCGAGCAACGTCGAGCAGGACTCGAGCGCACCTACGCCGCCCTCGAGGTGACCCTTAGCGGCATGCAGGCCCAGATGAGCTGGCTCACCAGTCAGCTCGCCACCTTGCCGAAGATCGACACCGGCAAGAGCTGA
- a CDS encoding flagellar basal body rod protein FlgB encodes MFDSVTSVAMKSALDALALRQRVIADNVANVQTPGFLAGRVSFEDELARAVERGTGAAEPSVARSLEPTRTNGNNVNLDTETLSNVDTNLRYQVATRAIDGQFSAIRTALRSN; translated from the coding sequence ATGTTCGACTCCGTGACGTCGGTGGCGATGAAGAGCGCCCTCGATGCCCTCGCCCTGCGCCAGCGCGTGATCGCCGACAACGTCGCCAACGTGCAGACCCCCGGGTTTCTTGCCGGACGGGTCTCCTTCGAGGACGAGCTCGCCCGCGCCGTCGAGCGCGGCACTGGCGCCGCCGAACCTTCCGTCGCCCGCTCCCTCGAGCCCACCCGCACCAACGGCAACAACGTCAACCTCGACACCGAGACGCTCTCTAACGTCGACACCAACCTGCGCTACCAGGTGGCCACCCGCGCCATCGACGGCCAGTTCTCCGCCATCCGCACCGCGCTGAGGAGCAACTGA
- the fliG gene encoding flagellar motor switch protein FliG — protein sequence MSVTTGVGQLTATQKAAVVLLQIGHERAAKVLAELSEQEVEEITAEIVRIENVPQGTADAVMKEFHRQLSTGAPTIGHGGLSYAQRLLEASFGPEKAAGVLNRLSTMMAGQPFDFLQQADARQVQSLISGEHPQTMALVLAHLRADRASAIMAGLEPELRTDVAHRIALMERASPEVVKIVAENIERKATAVLTPGDMTAVGGVQPLVEILNRSDPGTEKQILDALGERDSELAEQVRGMMFTFEDIILLDDRAVQLVMRQVDVATLAVALKGAPTTVGDKTRRNLSERARDNLREEMDLSGPVRLSEVQDARGQIITVIRSLEESGQIVIRRDGEDDYVS from the coding sequence ATGAGCGTCACCACCGGGGTGGGGCAGCTGACCGCCACCCAGAAGGCCGCCGTCGTGCTCCTGCAGATCGGGCACGAGCGCGCCGCCAAGGTGCTCGCCGAGCTCAGCGAGCAAGAGGTCGAGGAGATCACCGCCGAGATCGTCCGCATCGAGAACGTGCCGCAGGGCACGGCCGACGCGGTGATGAAGGAGTTCCACCGCCAGCTCTCCACCGGCGCCCCCACCATCGGGCACGGCGGCCTGAGCTACGCCCAGCGCCTCCTCGAGGCCTCCTTCGGCCCCGAGAAGGCCGCCGGCGTCCTCAACCGGCTGAGCACGATGATGGCCGGACAACCCTTCGACTTCCTCCAGCAGGCCGACGCCCGCCAGGTGCAGTCCCTCATCTCCGGCGAGCACCCGCAGACCATGGCGCTCGTCCTCGCGCACCTGCGCGCGGACCGGGCCTCCGCGATCATGGCCGGCCTCGAGCCGGAGCTGCGCACCGACGTCGCGCACCGCATCGCGCTGATGGAGCGCGCCTCCCCGGAGGTCGTGAAGATCGTCGCGGAGAACATCGAGCGCAAGGCCACCGCGGTGCTCACGCCGGGCGACATGACCGCCGTCGGGGGCGTGCAGCCCCTGGTGGAGATCCTCAACCGCTCCGACCCGGGCACCGAGAAGCAGATCCTCGACGCCCTCGGCGAGCGTGACTCCGAGCTCGCCGAGCAGGTGCGCGGCATGATGTTCACCTTCGAGGACATCATCCTGCTCGACGACCGCGCCGTGCAGCTGGTGATGCGACAGGTGGACGTCGCCACCCTCGCCGTCGCGCTCAAGGGCGCGCCCACCACGGTCGGCGACAAGACCCGCCGCAACCTCTCCGAGCGCGCCCGGGACAACCTGCGCGAGGAGATGGACCTCTCAGGCCCGGTCCGCCTGTCGGAGGTCCAGGACGCCCGCGGCCAGATCATCACCGTGATCCGCAGCCTGGAGGAGAGCGGCCAGATCGTCATCCGCCGCGACGGCGAGGACGACTATGTCAGCTGA
- a CDS encoding FliI/YscN family ATPase — protein sequence MTLLVDTPRWARTLAAAAPTRVGTVRSVVGLSIEVTGLPCAVGDLVSIDAGKQAIGAEVVALDRAVARCMPLSAIGGLRVGAPVRGTGRPLSVGVGPSLLGRVLDGLGRPIDGRGPLGATEVVPVAGQAPPALDRARVDTPLELGVRVLDTLVTVGRGQRIGLFAGSGVGKSSLLSMIARGTEASVNVIGLVGERGREVREFLEDDLGPEGLARSVVVVATSDEPPVVRLRAAFTATRIAEHFRDTGADVVLMMDSLTRAAMAQREIGLSVGEPPATRGYPPSTFSMLAQLLERAGTGTTGSVTGIYTVLVDGDDHNEPIADSARSILDGHVVLDRKLAVAGHFPSVDAVGSVSRVASRVTSPDQRRLSTALRTVLAARRQAQDLLDVGAYVAGSNPQVDAAVNHAGAIDAFLRQGMDEAAPAARSWQQLAELVGKLGVAA from the coding sequence GTGACGCTCCTGGTGGACACGCCCCGCTGGGCGCGCACCCTCGCCGCCGCCGCGCCCACCCGGGTGGGCACGGTGCGCTCCGTCGTCGGCCTGTCGATCGAGGTGACGGGGCTGCCCTGCGCGGTCGGGGACCTGGTGAGCATCGACGCCGGCAAGCAGGCGATCGGCGCGGAGGTGGTGGCGCTGGACCGCGCCGTCGCCCGCTGCATGCCACTCAGTGCCATCGGCGGACTGCGCGTGGGTGCGCCCGTGCGCGGGACCGGCCGCCCGCTGTCCGTGGGCGTGGGGCCATCGCTGCTCGGGCGGGTCCTCGACGGGCTCGGCCGACCGATCGACGGACGCGGGCCGCTCGGCGCCACCGAGGTGGTGCCGGTGGCCGGGCAGGCCCCGCCCGCGCTGGACCGGGCCCGCGTGGACACCCCGCTGGAGCTGGGTGTGCGGGTGCTGGACACGCTCGTGACGGTCGGGCGCGGGCAGCGCATCGGCCTGTTCGCCGGCTCCGGGGTCGGCAAGTCCTCGCTGCTGTCGATGATCGCCCGCGGCACCGAGGCGTCGGTCAACGTCATCGGCCTGGTGGGCGAGCGCGGCCGCGAGGTGCGCGAGTTCCTCGAGGACGACCTCGGCCCGGAGGGCCTGGCGCGCTCCGTCGTCGTCGTGGCCACCTCCGACGAGCCCCCCGTGGTGCGCCTGCGCGCCGCATTCACCGCCACCCGGATCGCCGAGCACTTCCGCGACACCGGCGCCGACGTGGTGCTCATGATGGACTCCCTCACCCGCGCGGCGATGGCCCAGCGCGAGATCGGCCTGTCCGTCGGCGAGCCGCCCGCCACCCGCGGCTACCCGCCGTCGACCTTCTCCATGCTCGCCCAGCTCCTCGAGCGGGCCGGCACCGGCACCACGGGGTCGGTCACCGGGATCTACACCGTCCTTGTCGACGGCGACGACCACAACGAGCCCATCGCCGACTCCGCCCGCTCCATCCTCGACGGGCACGTGGTGCTGGACCGCAAGCTCGCCGTCGCCGGCCACTTCCCTTCCGTGGACGCCGTCGGGTCGGTCTCGCGGGTGGCGTCCCGGGTGACCTCGCCGGACCAGCGCCGACTGTCGACGGCGCTGCGCACCGTGCTCGCCGCGCGGCGCCAGGCGCAGGACCTGCTCGACGTCGGCGCGTACGTGGCCGGGTCGAACCCGCAGGTGGACGCCGCGGTCAACCACGCCGGGGCCATCGACGCGTTCCTGCGTCAAGGCATGGACGAGGCCGCGCCGGCGGCGCGGTCCTGGCAGCAGCTCGCGGAACTCGTTGGAAAGCTGGGGGTCGCCGCATGA
- the fliS gene encoding flagellar export chaperone FliS: MNQAVLLNRFKSESVATASPAKLLTMLYDRLVLDLDRGIEALNRDDRAEANAQLTHAQEIIHELRASLDVNAWDGAQGLLDLYGYLLTELVGANIARSVTRVTACRDLILPLRDAWHEAAASTTLAGTSAQAARAVAAAAADPAGHQPIGDLGVA; the protein is encoded by the coding sequence ATGAACCAAGCAGTGCTCCTCAACCGCTTCAAGTCCGAGTCGGTAGCCACGGCCTCCCCGGCCAAGCTCCTGACGATGCTCTACGACCGCCTGGTCCTGGACCTGGACCGCGGCATCGAGGCTCTCAATCGCGACGACCGCGCCGAAGCCAACGCCCAGCTCACCCACGCACAGGAGATCATCCACGAGCTCCGCGCCAGCCTGGACGTCAATGCCTGGGACGGAGCGCAAGGCCTCCTCGACCTGTACGGCTACCTGCTCACTGAGCTGGTCGGCGCCAACATCGCCCGCAGCGTCACCCGGGTCACCGCCTGCCGGGACCTCATCCTCCCGCTTCGGGACGCCTGGCACGAGGCAGCTGCGTCGACGACGTTGGCCGGCACGTCCGCCCAGGCCGCCCGCGCCGTCGCGGCCGCGGCCGCCGACCCCGCCGGCCACCAGCCGATCGGTGACCTCGGTGTCGCCTGA
- the fliF gene encoding flagellar basal-body MS-ring/collar protein FliF: MPAAVTGFFGKVKNTWAQFSMPQRTLVILAIAVLVLGATALYSWAAKPTMAPVFSNLSPADASAVVDQLEAEGVKYELADGGGTVLVPREQLYDLRISLAATGVGTTEDGYSLLDDMGMTSSDFQQQVTYQRALEGELAKTITAINGVSAATVHLALPEESVFVDRAVDPTASVFVDLEAGKQLEASAVQAVINLVSSAVPHMDATGVTVVDAAGAVLSATGLGTGPGGASDYEEDVTSDVQAMLDRVVGPGNAVVSVQAELSRDETDRLTETFTPADGAPPLSESTSTEEYTGTGQAVGGVLGPDNIAVPNGEGDGSYTREDSVLNNPVNKVTEQTTVNPGGVARQSVSVVVDAQAGAGLSLAELERMVTAAAGIDPARGDIVAVSRMAFDTTAADAAAEALAAAEEQAAAERQAELIRNAIIAVVLLVIVLLVAAFIRRARRERREEIDLGELKLLQAQQAEDAAELEAGTPADTTYLPSVPEPIQLPPATEADAMRAEIAALATEDPAVVAAQLREWLAVRR; this comes from the coding sequence ATGCCCGCGGCAGTCACCGGGTTCTTCGGGAAGGTCAAGAACACCTGGGCGCAGTTCTCGATGCCCCAGCGCACGCTCGTCATCCTTGCGATCGCGGTCCTCGTACTCGGCGCCACCGCGCTGTACTCCTGGGCGGCCAAGCCCACCATGGCGCCGGTGTTCTCCAACCTCTCCCCGGCGGACGCGTCCGCCGTCGTCGACCAGCTCGAGGCCGAAGGCGTGAAGTACGAGCTCGCCGACGGCGGCGGCACCGTCCTGGTCCCGCGCGAGCAGCTCTACGACCTGCGCATCTCCCTCGCCGCCACCGGCGTGGGCACCACCGAGGACGGCTACTCGCTCCTGGACGACATGGGCATGACCAGCTCGGACTTCCAGCAGCAGGTCACCTACCAGCGCGCCCTCGAGGGCGAGCTGGCCAAGACCATCACCGCGATCAACGGCGTCTCCGCCGCCACCGTCCACCTCGCGCTGCCCGAGGAGTCGGTGTTCGTCGACCGCGCCGTGGACCCCACCGCGTCGGTGTTCGTCGACCTCGAGGCCGGCAAGCAGCTCGAGGCCTCCGCCGTCCAGGCCGTCATCAACCTCGTCTCCTCCGCCGTCCCGCACATGGACGCCACCGGCGTGACCGTGGTCGACGCCGCCGGCGCCGTGCTCTCCGCCACCGGCCTGGGCACCGGCCCGGGCGGCGCGTCCGACTACGAGGAGGACGTCACCTCCGACGTGCAGGCGATGCTGGACCGGGTGGTCGGCCCGGGCAACGCCGTCGTCTCCGTGCAGGCCGAGCTGAGCCGGGACGAGACCGACCGGCTCACCGAGACCTTCACCCCGGCCGACGGCGCACCCCCGCTCTCGGAGTCCACCTCCACCGAGGAGTACACCGGCACCGGGCAGGCCGTCGGCGGTGTGCTCGGCCCGGACAACATCGCCGTGCCCAACGGCGAGGGCGACGGCAGCTACACCCGCGAGGACTCCGTGCTGAACAACCCGGTCAACAAGGTCACCGAGCAGACCACGGTCAACCCCGGCGGGGTGGCGCGCCAGTCCGTCTCCGTGGTGGTCGACGCCCAGGCCGGCGCCGGGCTCAGCCTGGCCGAGCTCGAGCGCATGGTCACCGCCGCCGCCGGCATCGACCCCGCCCGCGGGGACATCGTGGCCGTGTCCCGCATGGCGTTCGACACCACCGCCGCCGACGCCGCCGCCGAGGCCCTGGCCGCGGCGGAGGAGCAGGCCGCCGCCGAGCGGCAGGCCGAGCTCATCCGCAACGCGATCATCGCGGTCGTGCTGCTGGTGATCGTGCTGCTCGTCGCCGCATTCATCCGCCGCGCCCGCCGCGAACGGCGCGAGGAGATCGACCTCGGCGAGCTCAAGCTGCTCCAGGCCCAGCAGGCCGAGGACGCCGCCGAGCTCGAGGCCGGCACGCCCGCGGACACCACCTACCTCCCGTCGGTCCCCGAGCCGATCCAGCTGCCGCCGGCCACCGAGGCGGACGCCATGCGCGCCGAGATCGCCGCGCTGGCCACCGAGGACCCGGCCGTGGTGGCCGCGCAGCTGCGCGAGTGGCTGGCGGTGCGCCGATGA